From the genome of Novosphingobium sp. TH158, one region includes:
- a CDS encoding PilZ domain-containing protein, whose translation MTYERPAALFQDTDDRVGRRRSPRQYVQAEVQFGQKGRRTRVRLLDLSCHGARLSLFHKLTPGETFWLTLPGLAPLSARISWSNGHLAGCEFVEPLHPATFDDLLNGSPRSKPIDRRRLSV comes from the coding sequence ATGACCTATGAACGGCCTGCAGCCCTGTTTCAGGATACCGACGACCGCGTAGGCCGTCGGCGCAGCCCGCGTCAGTACGTGCAGGCAGAGGTGCAATTCGGCCAGAAGGGCCGGCGCACGCGGGTGCGGCTGCTCGATCTTTCCTGCCACGGCGCAAGGCTCAGCCTGTTCCACAAGCTGACGCCGGGAGAAACCTTCTGGCTGACGCTTCCGGGCCTTGCCCCGCTCAGCGCACGGATCAGCTGGTCGAACGGACACCTCGCCGGCTGCGAATTCGTCGAGCCGCTGCATCCCGCAACCTTCGACGACCTGCTTAACGGCTCGCCCCGCTCGAAGCCGATCGACCGGCGCAGGCTTTCGGTCTGA
- the accC gene encoding acetyl-CoA carboxylase biotin carboxylase subunit, whose translation MAITRLLIANRGEIALRIHRAAHEMGIETVAVHSTADADAMHVRLADHAVCIGPPAARDSYLNIAAIISAAEVTHADAIHPGYGFLSENAQFAEIVETHGITWIGPKPEHIRTMGDKVEAKRTAGALGLPLVPGSDGAVSDPAIAARIAEEIGYPVIIKAASGGGGRGMKVCNSPDQLETLMQQAGSEAKAAFGDATVYIEKYLGNPRHIEFQVFGDGEGNAIHLGERDCSLQRRHQKVLEEAPSPVISPEERARMGGIVAKAMADMGYRGAGTIEFLWENGEFYFIEMNTRLQVEHPVTEAITGVDLVREQIRIAEGKPLSVTQDDIEFSGHAIECRINAEDSWTFAPSPGLVEMYHAAGGMNVRVDSGLYTGYRIPPYYDSMIAKLIVKGRTREGCIMRLKRALEEMVVAGVKTSIPLHQALMKEPDFIHGDYTIKWLEEWLASRDG comes from the coding sequence ATGGCCATTACCCGCCTGCTGATCGCCAACCGCGGCGAAATCGCGCTGCGCATCCACCGCGCAGCTCACGAGATGGGCATCGAAACAGTGGCCGTGCACTCCACCGCCGATGCCGATGCCATGCACGTCCGGCTGGCGGACCATGCCGTCTGCATCGGCCCGCCGGCCGCGCGTGACAGCTATCTCAACATTGCCGCGATCATTTCGGCAGCGGAAGTGACCCATGCCGACGCGATCCATCCCGGCTATGGCTTCCTCTCCGAGAACGCCCAGTTCGCCGAGATCGTCGAGACGCACGGCATCACCTGGATCGGCCCCAAGCCCGAACACATCCGCACCATGGGCGACAAGGTGGAGGCCAAGCGCACCGCCGGCGCGCTGGGCCTGCCGCTTGTTCCGGGCAGTGACGGGGCGGTTTCCGATCCCGCGATTGCCGCCAGGATCGCCGAGGAAATCGGCTATCCGGTGATCATCAAGGCGGCATCGGGCGGCGGCGGCCGCGGCATGAAGGTGTGCAACAGCCCCGACCAGCTGGAAACGCTGATGCAGCAGGCGGGCAGCGAGGCCAAGGCCGCTTTCGGCGACGCCACGGTCTATATCGAGAAGTACCTTGGCAACCCGCGCCACATCGAATTCCAGGTGTTCGGCGATGGCGAAGGCAATGCCATTCACCTGGGCGAGCGCGACTGCTCGCTCCAGCGCCGCCACCAGAAGGTGCTGGAAGAGGCCCCCTCCCCCGTCATCAGTCCCGAGGAACGGGCGCGCATGGGCGGCATCGTGGCCAAGGCCATGGCCGACATGGGCTATCGCGGCGCCGGCACGATCGAGTTCCTCTGGGAGAACGGCGAGTTCTACTTCATCGAGATGAACACCCGCCTGCAGGTGGAACACCCGGTTACCGAAGCGATCACCGGCGTTGACCTGGTGCGCGAACAGATCCGCATTGCGGAAGGCAAGCCGCTTTCCGTCACGCAGGACGATATCGAGTTTTCCGGCCACGCCATCGAATGCCGAATCAACGCCGAGGATTCGTGGACCTTCGCCCCCTCCCCCGGCCTGGTTGAGATGTACCATGCGGCCGGCGGCATGAACGTGCGCGTCGATTCCGGGCTCTACACCGGCTACCGAATCCCGCCCTACTATGATTCGATGATCGCCAAGCTGATCGTTAAGGGCCGCACCCGCGAAGGCTGCATCATGCGCCTGAAGCGTGCGCTGGAAGAGATGGTGGTGGCCGGCGTCAAGACCTCGATCCCGCTGCACCAGGCCCTGATGAAGGAGCCGGATTTCATCCACGGAGACTATACTATCAAATGGTTGGAGGAGTGGCTGGCCAGCCGCGACGGTTAA
- the accB gene encoding acetyl-CoA carboxylase biotin carboxyl carrier protein, producing MGDEKGAAARRNGMNIDTALVRELAEMLADTGLTEIEVEDGDRKIKVSRAASVGTVYAAPAVAPAPVAAAPAAAATAEAAPAAAAAAPVDAVKSPMVGTAYLAPEPGADDFVSVGKQVKAGDTLLIVEAMKVMNPITAPKGGTISAILIENGQPVEYDQPLVVIS from the coding sequence ATGGGCGATGAAAAAGGCGCCGCCGCGCGCCGCAATGGCATGAATATCGATACCGCACTGGTGCGCGAGCTGGCGGAAATGCTGGCCGACACCGGTCTGACCGAAATCGAGGTGGAAGACGGCGATCGCAAGATCAAGGTCTCACGCGCTGCATCTGTCGGCACGGTCTATGCCGCACCGGCTGTCGCGCCGGCACCGGTTGCCGCCGCTCCGGCAGCAGCTGCCACGGCCGAGGCAGCGCCCGCCGCCGCAGCCGCCGCACCGGTCGACGCCGTGAAGAGCCCGATGGTCGGCACCGCCTACCTCGCGCCCGAACCCGGCGCGGACGATTTCGTCTCCGTCGGCAAGCAGGTGAAGGCAGGCGATACCCTGCTGATCGTCGAGGCCATGAAGGTGATGAACCCCATCACCGCGCCCAAGGGCGGCACGATTTCCGCGATCCTGATCGAAAACGGCCAGCCGGTCGAATACGACCAGCCGCTGGTGGTGATCTCCTAA
- a CDS encoding holin family protein, whose protein sequence is MSILDTLLGPLTAIVDNIIPDPKARDAAKLELIKLQGTQEMEMLQTRLSAIVAEANSHDPWTSRARPSFLYVMYAMILWALPMGLIAAFRPDAAASIAAGMNSYLGGLPEPLYALFGTGYLGYTAARQWGKIAGSDR, encoded by the coding sequence ATGTCCATTCTCGATACCCTGCTCGGCCCGCTTACCGCCATCGTAGACAACATCATCCCCGATCCCAAGGCGCGCGATGCTGCCAAGCTCGAACTCATCAAGCTGCAAGGCACGCAGGAAATGGAAATGCTGCAAACGCGCCTTTCCGCCATCGTCGCCGAGGCCAATTCGCACGATCCATGGACCAGCCGCGCCCGCCCGAGCTTCCTTTACGTTATGTACGCCATGATCCTGTGGGCACTGCCCATGGGGCTGATCGCGGCCTTCCGCCCGGATGCGGCAGCTTCGATCGCCGCGGGCATGAATTCCTACCTCGGCGGGCTGCCGGAGCCGCTCTATGCGCTCTTCGGCACCGGTTATCTGGGCTATACCGCCGCCCGCCAGTGGGGGAAGATCGCGGGCAGCGATCGCTGA